From Etheostoma spectabile isolate EspeVRDwgs_2016 chromosome 19, UIUC_Espe_1.0, whole genome shotgun sequence, the proteins below share one genomic window:
- the LOC116707427 gene encoding RNA-binding protein 4.1 — MVKIFIGNLACNTEPAELRELFEKYGEVSECDIVKNYGFVHMNNKSEAEEAIQNLHQYELHGWAMNVEMSKGRPKSTTKLHVSNLGEGVTTDVLRAKFEEFGTVVECDIVKDYAFIHMERMEDAMDAINKLDNTAYKGKLMSVQLSTSRLRTAPGMGDHTGCYVCGKHGHWSKDCRVSRNGSHGDGARGRSGRGPPRGPPGYGRGNYRMDSPPGADYMGSSAYSQSSYVGGMPPPPRRLSGYSPELGDRYAGRTPGSFAERSSAYDRERLYSSVDYYEKYRARPYGSSYFEDRRMSYLPPPPPLPPPPSSLSKFSSIDPYDRRPLPPSSSAAAYYARDRSPIRRVPVSSAGYAYERTRLSPVSGSRSSHALPRPKDHYAPRYAPY; from the exons ATGGTGAAAATATTTATTGGTAACCTTGCCTGCAATACAGAACCGGCGGAGCTGCGTGAACTCTTCGAGAAGTATGGTGAAGTCTCAGAATGCGACATTGTCAAAAACTATGGTTTTGTACACATGAACAACAAATCTGAAGCCGAGGAGGCCATTCAAAACCTTCACCAGTACGAGTTGCATGGTTGGGCCATGAATGTAGAGATGAGCAAAGGGAGGCCCAAGTCCACCACCAAACTCCATGTCAGCAACCTTGGCGAAGGGGTCACCACTGATGTCCTGCGGGCCAAGTTTGAAGAGTTTGGCACTGTGGTGGAGTGTGACATAGTGAAGGACTATGCCTTTATTCACATGGAGCGAATGGAGGATGCCATGGATGCCATCAATAAGCTGGACAACACTGCCTACAAAG GCAAGCTGATGAGCGTACAGCTGTCCACCAGTCGGCTGCGCACTGCCCCCGGAATGGGAGATCATACCGGCTGCTATGTCTGCGGGAAACATGGCCACTGGTCGAAAGATTGTCGAGTCAGTCGGAACGGTAGCCACGGTGACGGCGCAAGAGGTCGCAGCGGCCGGGGACCCCCACGTGGTCCCCCGGGTTATGGCAGGGGCAACTACAGGATGGACTCACCTCCAGGAGCTGATTATATGGGTAGCTCTGCGTATAGTCAGTCTAGTTACGTAGGTGGGATGCCGCCTCCCCCTCGTAGGCTTAGCGGCTACAGCCCTGAGCTGGGGGATAGGTACGCCGGCAGAACGCCAGGCTCCTTTGCTGAGCGGTCATCAGCCTATGACCGTGAACGTCTCTATAGCAGTGTTGACTATTATGAGAAGTACAGAGCTCGTCCTTATGGCTCAAGCTATTTCGAGGATCGTCGCATGTCCtatctcccccctcccccacctctcCCACCtcccccttcctccctctcaAAGTTCTCCAGTATAGATCCATATGATCGTCGACCACTTCCTCCATCTTCGTCGGCTGCCGCATACTATGCACGAGACCGCAGCCCAATCAGACGAGTACCAGTCTCCTCGGCTGGCTACGCCTATGAGCGAACACGGCTGTCCCCGGTGTCAGGCTCCAGGAGCTCCCACGCTCTTCCACGACCCAAGGATCATTATGCGCCACGATATGCGCCATACTAA